The window TTTCAGCCAGAATAAAGTGCATTCAATTCTAccaagaacagaaattaaaagatGGCTAAGATTGTAGGAATGTAGGTAATTGTATACCTGATTTTTCTCAATAGCTCAGCCTTTGCATGGCTCACTAAGTTTATAATTTCTGAAACTCTTCCTTGTGATGCAAAAGTAAAAAATGCTGTCTCCTCTTAGAAAGTCTCTTGCAACAACCTCCACTACGGGTTTTCCTAAATCTACCATACTCTTCTCTCTGCCTATCTTAGTACAATCCTTGATTTGGAGGCAAAGGTATACTTCCGTACTTGCATGGGGTGGTAGCAGTGGCCAAACTTGTTGATGCTTCCACCATAGTGCTTGTTTCTCCCCTAACTCTATGGGTCCTGCATCTCTAAAGTTTTTGCTACTTCAAGGCAGCATCTGACAtttctccactagcaaatttaCCACTTATGAAATTGTAATGTCTGCTTTGCTTATTCGCTGTTGTTCAAAATGTAACCCTGCAACTTGATTCCCTTTTAAGAATAAAGGGGAATCACACGACTGTTTAGCATCCTCTCAGGACTTAAGTATGCCTGGATTTCAATCTTCTCCCTTTTAGTCAACCTTGATTTAATATACTTTGTAGATGCTTCTCAAATATGACAGAGACACTCCCAGTGCAGGACATGCATTATCACTGAACATGCAATCACTGAAGGGCTCCATGGCCTGATTCCCAGCCTGCCCAGGTAGCTGAACTAGTAGCTTAGATTTGGGGCTGCACTCTGGCAAAGATGaaagattaaatattaatatgGATGGTAGATTTGCTTTTTGGGTGGTTTACGATTTGTGGAATTTATTAAAACACATGATTACCTCCTTTTGGGATACTCTGATTaaaaatggtaaaggaatcaatgacTTATTAGTACTTTGTCAATGCCCCAAGGAGATAACAGTTTAATAACTAATAGAAACCAAGAGTCTAGAGATCACcccagaaaaaaatagtaatgtcTTTGTCTTGATTTACATGCTAAAAGtttttggcttttttaaaaacaccccAGCTAATATTAAGTGTTGCCAAATTTGTATTAGTCACCACCAAATCTACTAAAAGAAAATGGGCTCAATTTAGACATGCTATAATTAACTCACAGTTATTAACTTAACctgctttaaaaaacaatattagcAATCAAGAGATGTTTTCACCATAAAGATGGAATTTGGAAATTTTGGGATGGCTGCCCTCAAGTGCCATGACCCATCCAGTGGACCCTGGTCACATTACTCCATGACTGTGCCCATTCGGAGCGACAGAAAGTacttccatctcaaataaatagtttgaaacaattttcaaaattggCCAAGGGAGTGGTAGAGTCATGTCTTAGCCGTGAATAGCATAACCTGGGTGAGATGTGGTTCAGACCCTTCTCTTCAAGGTCTTTAGGtatttacaaatgtatttttatacaatTGCTGAAGTCTTGAGTCTCTGACTATATAGCAGTTATTTCTTGTGAACTATCTGCATGTATAAAAATGCTTCCCTGCCTGAGAATAAGGTAGAATCATTCCATCAATGGTCTCAATTCTTCAACTTTTCCTGAATCCAAGCCCTCACATTTCACCTCGTAGTGCCCTTTCTCTCTAATTTTGTGTTCCATTATGTGAGTTGATTTGGTCACTGGGATGCCACAAAGGAGAGGCTTGCAAAAGCATTTGTAAGATTCCACTCTAGCTCTTTCCTTTTGCCATGACCTTGAAACATACCCATCATATTCATCCTGATGGAGGATGAAGATAAGTTGAGTAGATAGGGGTCACCCAAGCCACCTAAGCTAAGGTAATTGTAGACCAGCTGATAAAGACATTTCAGGAAAGGAAACTacatatccctcatgaacacagatgaaaagttctaaataaaatattagcaaagagAATCTAGTGatacataaaaaatacattaagacCAAAAGGAgtttattccaaaaataaaaaaggttggtttaacatttgaaaatctcattaatggaataacagaaaaacattttgattatcttgatagatgcagaaaaaatatcTGATATATTCAACACCAATTCATGATTCAAAACTtttagcaaactagaaataaaatggaCTGTCTTAATCTAGTAAAGAATGACTACAAAAGCCTATAGCAAACATCATTTCAAATAGTGAAGCATGAAATTCTTTCCACCTGGGTTTGGGAACAGGGCAAGGCTGCCTCCtcttaccatttctattcaatattACCGTGAAAGTCCTAGATaattcaataaagaaagaaaaaagtataaaaagtggGAAGAAAGTAGTAACTTTATATGattgcatacattttaaaaatcccaggGAATCTACACATtcattattaaaatgaatatgtGAATTTATGAAGGATGCTAGATGTAAAGTCAACATacaaggccaggtatggtggctcacacctttaatcccagcactttgggaggctgatgtgggagggttgcttgaatccaggagttcaagaccagcttgggtcaGTGAGACCAAAgagactccttctctacaaaaattaatttaaaaaattagccaagtgtggtgatgcctgcttgtagtcccagctacgtgggagactgaggtgggagaaatgcttgagcccaggtgccactgcactccagcctgtggtgacagagcaaggccctgtcttaagacaaacaaataaacaaaagtcaatatacaaaaattagttatgtTCCTACATACCAAtagcaaatatttagaaaatgaagatcttcaaatatcatttaaaatagcaCAAAAACTTATCAACTACAtagaaataaaactaacaaaagtTGTAAAACCTGTACACTGCaaacattgctaaaagaaatcaaagaagacatcAGTAGAGAGATGTATTATGTTCATGAGTTGGAAATCTCAATATTTTTACATGTCAATTCTCTCCAAATTAAGCTATGTAGTCAATGCCCAAGTCAAAATACTAACAGGGTGTgggggtgtgtttgtgtgagtttgagtgtgtgtgtgtgtgtgtgtatgtaaattgccaagatgattctaaaatttatatggaaattcaaAAAATCTAGGAGAGCCAagatagtttttaaacaaagaagtacaaagttggaggacttataCACAAGTTCTCAAGAGTCACTATAAAGCCATAATAATTAAAACTATGGTCTGGACTTAAGTATAGACAGTCATAACGAAAGGACAAAAAGCCCAGAAACAGACCTATACGTATATGTTCACTTTATTTGCAATAAACGCACCTCTGCAATTCATTGGGGGAAATCATGCTCTTTACAATAAATGGTACAGGAGGAATTGAGAGCTATGTGAAAAACATGAAACTTGATACTTTATATCTTTACAACAATTAATTGGAGGTCAGTCATAGACCAATATATTGATAGAGGTGTTGGttacatgcatatatactcagGTAAAATATCATCAGGATATATACATGAGTAGTGCAACCTACCATATGTGTTATACCTCAGTAAAAATGTGGTTATAGATTCatgcatatataatgtatacgtACATCAGggcatatgtatatacagataatttacttcaacttttattttaggttcagtggtacatgtggaggatgtgcaggtgtgttacacaggtaaatgtgtgccatggtggtttgctgcacagatcatcccatccctaggtattaagcccagcatccattagctattcttcctgatgctctccttcccccatcccctccctccccacaggccccagtgtgtgttgttccccattgtgtgcccatgtgttctcattgtcagctcccacatgtaagtgagaacatgcggtgtttggttttctgttcctgtgttagtttgctgaggatatcagcttccagctccatctatgtccctggaAAGGATGTAATcgtgttcctttttatggctgcacagtttTCCATGGTatttatgtatcacattttctttttttgttgttgtttttttaagtgtTAAATAATCTTTATTTGATATTACACATAAACCACACAAAATGCCTTTGAATAAGTAAAAGGAACCATCTTAAATACAAGGAATTCTAATTACATTGGCATAGTTAAGGCCAAAAATACAAAGTAGACATTGCTACCTTATCTTCAACCCTTGCCTTTAAGaggcaaataaacacaaaatacagGTGAATCTTGCTTGGTTCTGAGACAGTGAAGGAATTTCcccagtatttaaatatattcacataaccagtcatataaatctaaatataaacCAATATAAACATAAAACCAATCTTCAATAAGTTTTAAGATGGTACTCACCATCTTTGTGAAAAGTTGAACATTATTAACAAAGTCTAATCATATCTTTAGAAGGAGTAAACAGTGATAGCATTCACTGAATTGGAATTACTATTAATATTCAAAAACCAAACTTATTCATTTAACCACAAGCCAGTCTTAGTTTAAATCAGGACTGCCCAAAAAATATTCTGACAGTCATTCATAATCTGAATTCTGGTGTATGAGATCTATTATATCATGGGACACATAAAAAAGTCATGAGACATTTCTGTTTTGTAATATAAGGTATAAGGCAGTGGCCAATTATTACTCACTAGTAACTTTTTTGAGATAAGCTATCAAGTCTGCCCTTTCTGCATTGTTCTTAATGCTGGCAAAGATCATTTTTGTTCCAGGAATGTACTTCGTGGGATTCTCAGGGCAATACTCTATCAGTGTATCCTCTCCCCAGGTGATGCCTTTGTTCTTATCGGTGTCTATGTAAGATAATCCAATGGCCTGACCTGTCTTCCACCTGAAGAGACCATGGAGATTAGGCCCAGTCTTTTGTTTGCCTCCCTTTTCCACGGTGTGGCACTGGGCACACTTCTGAACAaaaattttcttgcctttctcaaCATCACCCATATTTAATTCTCTCTTTCATCACTGACACTACAAAGATTCCCGCTCAGAAGCCAGACATCCCgctgtatgtaccacattttctttatccaatctatcatcgactggcatttaggttgattccatgtctttactattgtgaatactgctgcaatgaacatatgtgtgcatgcatgtatttttataagacaatgatttatattcctttgggtatataccccataatgggattgctgggtctgatggtatttctgcctctaggtctttgaggaattgccacactgtcttccacatgggtCGAACTAACTTacacacccaccaacagtgtaaaagcattcctttttctccacaaccttcccagcatctgttattttttggctttttaataatagccattctgactgccatgagatggtatctcattgtggttttgtttgcatttctttaatgatcagtgatgttgagattttttttcatatttttgttgactgCATGCATgtctcttttgggaagtgtctgttcagatcctttgcccactttttaatggggctgtttttttcttgtaaatttaagttcctcatagaCTCTGAATGAGATATTGCCGGTGAAGcctgagaaacagcaaagatggcagccagctccttcctttggaagcttcatcccaggggGATACTGACCTGTAGCCATCCCGCACATACCtgcaggaggtggctggagacccctgttgggcattctcacccagtcaggaggcatgggatcaGGGACTCCTccaaagaagcagtctggctgctttgGGGTAGAGCAGGTGTGCTGCATTGTGGGGGATCCTTCCTCCTCCGGACCACCTGtattctccaaagccagcaggtTGGAGTGGCTGAGTTGACCAAACTGCAGAGATGGCAGCTGCCCCTCCCACCAGGAGCTCCATTTCAGGGAGAGATCAAAGCTCTGTCCATAGAACCGTTGCTGCAGTGGTTAAAGCCCCCACAGGGattcctgcccagtgaggaggaatggattggggtcctgcttaaagaagcagtctggtcaTGATCTGGCAAGCCAGCTGTGCTGTGTTGTGGGGAACTCTTCCTTGTCCAGATTGTCTGTATTCTCCatagctggcaggctggagtggctgagtcTATGAACCACAGTGATGCTggctgcctctccccacctccccaggaACTCAGACCCAGCTGAGGTGGATTCCAACCTGCTGCTGTTGGCAGGCTaggattccaagccagtgggtcttaacttgtgaggtgccatggaaatggggcctgcagaatgatgctgcctggctccctggattcagcccccttcccagAGATACATATGGACAGATTTCCCACTGTGCTGAAGATCCCAGGCTACAGTGTGTAAAACTCCTGGgtttctgtgtgtgcctgagcagctgATGTGCCCAGACTCCATACAGGTCTGTGTATCAGACCCAcagccctggtggcatgggctcacaaGGGGATCTCTTGATCCATGGCTTGCAAAGATCCATGAGAGAAGCATGGTTTCCTGGGCAGGACTGCacactcactgcttcccttggctgggagtcGGGTTTCCTTTGGCTCCATGCCGCCCCCGGCTGGGCCATCGCACCCTCTGCCTGCTTGTCTTCATTCTCCATCGGTCGACCTGTTCATCCAGTCACTCCCAATGTGAGAACCTGGTTatctcagttgaaggtgctgaattccctcgccccttttcattcctttttgtgagcGCTGCagactgcagctgcttctaattggccatcttgcatcactctaaacatttcttttttagccCTAGTTCTTAATTCCTATAGCTCTTGGTTTATCACCAGTTTCTTGATAAAATAATCCATCCACGTTCTCTAGTCATGGGATGATGACTCAGGCCAGGGATCCAGGACATTTTCTGGGAAGTAGCTGAACTTGCAGGCCTGTCCTGTTCAGAACTGAGCTAACAAACTGCAGAGAGGTACTCCTTCCACCTCTCGGCAACTGATGCCAGCCCTtgatagttatatttttattgaggtataataagtattgtaaattatataaaattaaacaatgatcCTTTCAGCTGGCATTTCACAGTAAACAGcattatatgtttgaaattaattTAGTCATCCACAGAGCCTAAAGCCATATGCCCTGACTATAATTTAGGATCTCAACCTAAGAATACACATTTTGGGTTATAGCATCCCCATCTTTCTTCCCCATGGTAGACTATCAAAAACTGCCACAATTCTTTATAGTTCCTTCCATCAAGAGTTGGAGTTTATTTTCTACTCCTTGAATCCAGACTGGTAGTGTAATTTGCATTGTCCAATAAAATGGGGTAGaagtaatatataattttgagcCTGGGCCTGAAGAGGATTTGCATTGTTTTGTTGCCGCTCCTGGGACTCTTGCCTCTGCCATCATGTGAACAGGCCTGAAGTAGCCTACTGGAGAATGAGAGACCACATGGGGCCATTCAGCCAAGTCaagtaattttctttcctttcatttaaaaaatctgtttccttcattctttaaaaatatttttaattgacacataatacttGTTCATATTTATGAGGTAGAGAGGGATATCTCAATActtgcatacaatgtgtaatgatcaaatcaggatagtcagcatatctatcacctcaaatatttatcattctttgtgttgggaacactcAACAtcctctctatttaaaaatatacaataaattattgttaactgtagtcaccctacagcACTAAGAACACCAGAACTTTTTCCTATCTGTAAGCTTAAATctcatatttctttgttgattttctgtctagatgatctgtccagtggtaagagtggggtgttaaaggcCCCAACTGTTACTGCATTGGAGTCTATCTTTCCCTTTAGACCTAAAAATATTTGCCTTGTTTATCTGAGTGGTctagtgttgggtacatatatatttacaattattatatctTATTGCTAAGTtgatctctttattattataaaatgaccttctttgtctcttcttacagtttgacttaaagtctgtttttatctGATAAGTATGGCTACCTCTGCTCGCTTTTGATTTCTGTTTGCCaggaatattttcttctatcccttcacttccagtctgtatgaacctttacaGGTGAAGTTAGTTTCTTGTAGGCTGCATAcagttgggtctttttttttttttttttttttaaatcttggcagCCAActctatatcttttaattgggaatTTGATCTGTTTACattacattcaaggttactatTAATAGATGAGGCTTTatcctgtcattttgttcatttttttctggttgttttgtatatcctttgttcttttcttcacctatttttttttaatctttgtggttTGGTCATTTTCTGTAGCAACaaagtttgattcctttctctttctcatgtgtatatctgcactaccagtgagttttatacttttgtgtgttttgacAACAGTAATCATCCTCTTGCTTCCAGATGTAGAACCACCTTAAGCAGTCCTTGAAAGGTCAGTCTAGTGGGAAtgaattccttcagtttttgcttgtctaggaaatactttatttctccctcatttctagGGGATAGCTCTACtaggtatagtattcttggttgacagtttttttttccttcagtactttgaatatatcatcccatcttATTGTCTACTgacctgtaaagtttccactgggAAATCCACTGTTAATCAAATGGAGTTTctcttatatgtgacttgatgcttttttcttgctgtttttaacatttcctttcttttttttaatttttttggatacaatcttgctctgtcacccaggctgtagtgcagtggtgtgatcttggcccactgcaacctccacctcctgggtttaagcaattctcatgatttagcctcccaagtaactggaactacaggttcacgccaccacacctagctatttttttttgtattatttgtagaaatgtggtttcttcatgttggccatgctcgccttgaactcctggcctcaagtgatccaccctcctcagcctcccaaagtgctgggattacaggtgtgagccactgcacctgacgaatattccctctttttgacttttgacagtttgactactATGCACCTCAGAGAAGATCTTTTTGGCTGTGGCTTTGGGGGTAAAAACCATAGCGGCGGGGCAAAAAGCCATGGTGGCGGCGGGGGcagaaaaaccacaaaaacccacAGCGACGGGGGGAAAAGCCatgggggcaaaaagccacagCGGCGGGGGGAAAAAAGCCACTGCGGTAGAGGGGCAAAAAGCCCCAAAAAGCAGCTGCGGTGGTGTCAACAACCACGGCAGCAAAAAGCCTCAGTGGCAGGAGCAAAAAGCCATGGTGGTGGGGGCAAAAAGCCATGGCAGCAAAAAGCCATGGGGGCAAAAACCCGTGGCGGCAGGGGCAAAAAGCCATGGCTTCGGAGGCAAAGAGCCGCAGCGGCAAAAAGGCGTATTGGTGGGGGCAAAAAGCTGcagcggcgggggcaaaaagccacggcgcCAAGGGCAAAAAGCCGTGGCTTCAGGGGCAAAGAGCTGCAGTGGCAAAAAGCCACAAAAAGCCACAGTGACGGGGGGCAAAATTCCACGGCGGCAGGGGTAAGAAGCCACGGTGGCAGGGGCAAAAAGCTGCGGCGGGAGAAACCCGCAGCAgcaggggcaaaaagccgtggcaGTGGTCATGAAAAGCCACAGCAGCAGGGGCAGAAAGCCGCGAGGCAGGGGAAAAAGCCGCAGTGGCGGGGGCAAAAAGGCACGGCAGCGGGCGCAAAAAGCCACAGAAAGCCCCGGTGGTGGGTCAAAGAGCCACAAAAAGCCCCAGGgttgggggcaaaaagccgcggcggtggTGGCAAAAGGCAGCGGAGGCAAAAACCCGTGGCGGTGGCGGCAAAAAGCAGCGGCGGCAAAAAGCCTTGGTGGCAGGGGCACAATAGTGGAAATGGGGTAGAAGGCCAACAGAGCTTGGCATTCCTGGACTGTGATGTGGAAGGAAAAGTGCAGCAGAAGACAAAGATGTAAGTAGGCTTGACTCAGTGCAGCTAAGAACTCAGATGTTATCTTGATGTTATctatcagctaattttttgtattttagtagagaaggggttttaccacgttgggcAGGattgtctggatctcctgacctcatgatccacgcacctcagcctcccaaagtgatgggattaaaggcatgagccacaaagtgctcaaaaaatccattaattaaaaaatgtgtatgtaaCCGTCTTCAATCTACCATGTCCATTAGCAGATAAATACTACAAgcaaaataacaacaatgaaataaACATAGACTTAGAGTAGATActctgatttatttaataaaaatttgaaagtagaccaaattactctatgataaaaaaaatctgttactaTTGAGGATGAGGGTTAGTGTTTGGAAAGGGGCAGGAGAAGTATCACTATTTTTAGTAATGTTCTATTTTCGTACATGGCTATAAGCAAATACATGTGTTTCATTAATCAAGCTATCATATTTAATCATTGtacttttctgcatgtatatgtcaataaaatgtcttaaattatatacagcaaaaatagacaaaaccacAACAAGACATACACGAATGTTAAACCTAGAGAGAAATTTGAATATAAGTAAGTCTCTGAATGACTGCTAGAACAAACCGAAAAATAATCAGGATGGAGAGCTTTGGAACAGCATGACTAGCAAAATTGACATATCTGTCTTTTA of the Gorilla gorilla gorilla isolate KB3781 chromosome 14, NHGRI_mGorGor1-v2.1_pri, whole genome shotgun sequence genome contains:
- the LOC129527250 gene encoding cytochrome c-like, translated to MGDVEKGKKIFVQKCAQCHTVEKGGKQKTGPNLHGLFRWKTGQAIGLSYIDTDKNKGITWGEDTLIEYCPENPTKYIPGTKMIFASIKNNAERADLIAYLKKVTSE